A genomic segment from Drosophila willistoni isolate 14030-0811.24 chromosome 2L unlocalized genomic scaffold, UCI_dwil_1.1 Seg72.1, whole genome shotgun sequence encodes:
- the LOC6646237 gene encoding charged multivesicular body protein 6-A: MGALFGKSSKKAPSRITEQDKAVLQLKQQRDRLKQYQKRIELQLENDRLLAKKCLQQGRKDRAKLLLRKKKYQETLLTNADRQLENLEKLSADLEFAQVEMKVLDGLKQGNAALKKVHDMLDINEVEKIMDETREGIEKQQEIDAILTDVLTTQDEEDVLAELEALEAEDDRTVELPEVPTEDVEVGVEEEEKAKTKASKEKEKRILVEA, from the exons ATGGGCGCTTTGTTTGGGAAAAGTAGTAAAAAGGCTCCAAGCCGAATAACAGAACAGGACAAGGCTGTTTTG CAATTGAAACAGCAGCGCGATCGCCTTAAGCAATACCAAAAACGTATAGAACTCCAACTTGAAAATGACAGACTTCTGGCCAAGAAGTGCCTACAGCAGGGCAGGAAGGA TCGGGCTAAGCTGCTGTTGCGCAAGAAGAAATATCAAGAAACTCTTTTGACCAATGCCGACAGGCAACTTGAGAATCTGGAGAAATTATCAGCTGACTTGGAGTTTGCCCAAGTAGAAATGAAAGTGCTGGATGGCCTTAAACAGGGTAATGCGGCACTAAAGAAGGTTCACGACATGCTGGACATCAACGAGGTGGAAAAGATTATGGATGAGACCAGAGAGGGCATTGAGAAGCAACAGGAAATAGATGCAATATTGACAGATGTCTTGACCACACAAGATGAGGAAGATGTGCTGGCCGAACTAGAAGCCCTGGAGGCGGAAGATGACCGCACAGTTGAATTGCCAGAAGTGCCTACGGAGGATGTCGAAGTTGGCGTTGAGGAGGAAGAGAAAGCAAAAACCAAAGCTagcaaagagaaagagaagcgTATCCTAGTTGAGGCatga
- the LOC6646267 gene encoding cilia- and flagella-associated protein 57, with the protein MEETKRSSMTNSSVIIRPRLIYGIRTDVIGNIHFNLSKEVIYPVEGVLAFHDYVANKQRFLRFPEDTRPEIIAISSHRKLLAVLERHNKNGRYISVYELSTLKKRRHLDLPENYRNTEVQQMIFTQDSRSIVLITRPPEEHLIMLILDKTSTIIEGRATVLGSHGGAQCIAGNPSDCSFVAVGGDRTLLLMSKSERGFSISNNLKVTYRVTSMAFLSMDLLMIGTDKDQLILVENGEQKLAQKASEAETVDLLIDQEVFDRDREAQDHRLLFATQTVVLPNQQVLCMTAFPKGFAYVIFNRAFVFERVSKFKFERKTVLTVPINLYAEPMYQIRNLAIDHKQETVIVTTAHAQIYVGILIVPETLKTKQLKFEPLGVMIHTGEVIDISVCAWKPIIMTASRDQTIRIWNYETAKVELVRKFQVDVNIVELNSTGLMAAIGFSDQLRITQIFMDDLNIVKTYNFPHCNDVRYSNLGHLMAAAYDNNITITSVYNLEVVINLKGHNGTVLSVAWTKTDKYLISGGAEGAIYQWDIETGSRLQEIVQKGTEYVTVCCSYNEPLTIYAGTNFGTVREFQDSELVREITIPSRTKGLVSDICLARSDLIMFVADHEGNLFNMQLPFLEAGGGTFTNFRFFDGAVNKLRFSYDGTLLLAISKSGTVAIWAMDNIEGKVAPMDQDLMKSQEVLIPRSQLNDKNDQISNLELRLKQQAEEFQYQLSQNEIFDGQQLKEVHRSYCAALEELKELNNEIEARHTEEMNSITFQINNIKEEHRLQLDTLATQYSERMLIEYQKFTNLRENMLELRESYEQKLKNSTGTLQDTVEALENNYKQQLDERKDLIRELMKEMQDRKAEFIEYCREVELENDRNMVSTQTEYENKLTTERNETQMWRGKAGVLQKKFEAQSKEIDELVEEVETLKEEHLKSQKNIQKQMRNVEDLQKDISDRDYAINAKEKRIQDLLHKNQELDKYKQVLGHKIAELKAQIEPREFQINDKRKHIIEMENELEGLNQNNIQLELQLKEMRDKYLSNVTELRTERYRAKAARECLTAICTDIYYVAGEVNNSEALKKAVKDLFQKHASDDELKRFVSLDAEVRDEFMRQRKQIENVLARYKTVAEDKSVQKKYDKLFHENVVLMDEIEKLRESNQLLRSRVKDDLRKEKKI; encoded by the exons atggagGAAACAAAACGTTCCTCTATGACCAATAGCTCGGTGATAATACGACCAAGACTTATTTATGGCATACGTACAGATGTTATAGGCaatattcatttcaatttgagCAAAGAAGTCATTTATCCAGTGGAAGGTGTATTGGCATTTCATGATTATGTGGCAAATAAGCAAAGATTTCTTAG GTTTCCCGAGGATACACGACCAGAGATAATAGCAATAAGTTCGCATCGCAAATTGCTGGCCGTTTTGGAAAGACATAACAAAAA TGGTCGTTATATTTCAGTCTATGAGTTGTCCACCCTTAAGAAACGTCGTCATTTGGATTTGCCGGAAAATTATCGCAATACTGAGGTACAACAAATGATTTTTACCCAAGATTCAAGATCGATTGTTTTGATAACACGACCACCAGAGGAGCATCTGATTATGCTGATATTGGACAAAACCTCAACGATAATTGAGGGACGTGCCACGGTGCTGGGCTCCCATGGTGGTGCCCAGTGTATAGCTGGTAATCCAAGTGATTGCAGTTTTGTGGCCGTCGGTGGAGATCGTACTTTGCTATTGATGAGCAAATCGGAACGTGGTTTCTCTATAAGCAACAATCTAAAGGTCACCTATAGGGTCACTTCAATGGCTTTTCTATCAATGGATTTGCTAATGATTGGCACCGACAAGGATCAATTGATTCTGGTGGAAAATGGTGAACAGAAATTGGCACAAAAGGCCAGCGAAGCGGAAACTGTGGACTTACTTATCGATCAGGAGGTTTTCGATCGTGATCGTGAGGCTCAGGATCATCGTTTATTATTCGCCACTCAGACTGTGGTTCTGCCCAATCAGCAAGTGCTCTGCATGACCGCCTTTCCCAAGGGATTCGCTTACGTCATCTTTAATCgggcttttgtttttgaacgTGTTTCGAAATTCAAATTCGAAAGGAAAACCGTTTTGACTGTGCCCATTAATCTGTATGCAGAGCCGATGTATCAAATACGTAATCTGGCCATTGATCATAAACAGGAGACGGTAATTGTGACCACAGCTCATGCCCAGATCTATGTGGGCATTCTCATTGTTCCCGAGACTCTAAAGACGAAGCAATTGAAATTTGAGCCACTTGGCGTGATGATACATACGGGAGAGGTTATTGATATATCGGTTTGTGCCTGGAAACCCATCATAATGACTGCTT CAAGGGATCAGACCATACGCATATGGAACTATGAGACAGCTAAAGTGGAATTGGTACGCAAATTTCAGGTTGATGTCAATATTGTGGAGCTCAATTCGACGGGTCTAATGGCAGCCATTGGTTTCTCCGATCAGTTGCGCATCACACAAATATTCATGGATGATTTGAAT ATTGTCAAGACTTACAATTTCCCGCATTGCAACGATGTGCGCTACTCGAATTTGGGTCATCTGATGGCTGCTGCCTATGATAATAATATAACCATCACTTCTGTTTACAATTTGGAAGTGGTCATCAATTTGAAGGGACATAATGGGACAGTTCTATCGGTGGCTTGGACAAAAACCGACAAGTACTTGATATCAGGTGGCGCCGAAGGAGCCATCTATCAATGGGATATAGAGACGGGTTCCCGTCTGCAGGAAATCGTGCAAAAGGGCACAGAATATGTCACAGTCTGTTGTAGCTATAATGAACCCTTGACCATCTATGCGGGCACAAATTTCGGAACAGTTAGGGAATTCCAAGATTCGGAATTGGTGCGTGAGATAACCATACCATCGCGTACCAAGGGTTTGGTCTCGGATATATGTTTGGCACGTTCCGATCTCATAATGTTTGTAGCCGATCATGAGGGTAATCTCTTCAATATGCAATTACCATTCCTCGAGGCAGGCGGCGGAACATTCACAAATTTCCGTTTCTTTGATGGAGCTGTAAATAAGTTGAGATTTTCTTATGATGGAACTTTACTATTGGCCATATCAAAAAGTGGCACCGTAGCCATTTGGGCTATGGATAACATTGAGGGTAAAGTGGCGCCAATGGATCAGGATTTGATGAAAAGTCAAGAGGTTCTAATACCGCGCAGTCAATTGAATGATAAAAACGATCAAATATCCAATTTGGAATTACGTCTCAAGCAGCAGGCGGAAGAGTTCCAATATCAATTGAGTCAAAATGAGATTTTCGATGGCCAACAGCTCAAGGAAGTGCATCGTAGCTATTGTGCTGCCCTCGAGGAGCTGAAAGAGCTGAATAACGAAATAGAGGCTAGGCATACGGAAGAGATGAACTCGATTACTTTCCAGATTAACAATATCAAAGAAGAGCATCGCCTTCAATTGGATACACTAGCCACACAATATTCGGAGCGTATGTTGATTGAGTATCAGAAATTCACCAATTTACGTGAAAATATGTTGGAATTACGTGAAAGCTATGAACAGAAGCTAAAGAACTCCACGGGAACTTTGCAGGACACTGTCGAGGCATTGGAGAATAACTATAAACAGCAATTGGATGAACGCAAGGATCTAATACGTGAGCTCATGAAGGAAATGCAGGATAGAAAGGCCGAATTCATTGAATATTGTCGCGAAGTGGAATTGGAAAATGACCGGAATATGGTGTCCACACAAACGGAATATGAAAATAAACTGACCACCGAACGCAATGAGACGCAAATGTGGCGTGGCAAGGCTGGAGTTTTGCAAAAGAAATTCGAAGCTCAAAGTAAAGAGATCGATGAATTGGTTGAAGAGGTTGAAACCCTTAAGGAGGAGCATCTCAAGTCCCAAAAGAATATCCAAAAGCAAATGCGTAATGTTGAGGATTTGCAAAAGGATATATCGGATCGTGATTATGCCATCAATGCCAAGGAGAAGCGTATACAAGATTTGTTGCACAAGAATCAAGAGTTGGATAAATATAAACAGGTTTTGGGTCACAAAATAGCCGAACTAAAAGCCCAAATTGAGCCCAGAGAATTCCAAATCAATGACAAACGCAAACACATAATTGAAATGGAGAATGAACTGGAAGGACTTAATCAAAACAATATACAATTGGAGCTGCAGCTTAAGGAGATGCGTGACAAGTATCTAAGCAATGTAACCGAGTTACGCACCGAGAGATATCGGGCCAAGGCAGCTCGTGAATGCCTGACTGCAATTTGTACGGACATTTACTATGTGGCTGGTGAAGTTAACAATTCGGAAGCCCTTAAGAAGGCGGTCAAGGATCTGTTCCAGAAGCATGCCAGCGATGATGAATTGAAACGTTTCGTTAGCCTGGATGCTGAGGTCCGTGATGAATTTATGCGTCAGCGTAAACAAATCGAGAATGTTTTGGCCCGCTATAAGACCGTCGCTGAGGATAAGTCCGTCCAAAAGAAATATGACAAGCTATTCCATGAGAATGTCGTCCTTATGGATGAGATTGAGAAGCTTCGCGAGTCAAATCAATTACTGCGTTCGCGTGTCAAAGATGATttgagaaaagagaaaaaaatatag